The DNA sequence CAATGTAATAGGAGGAATCACAGGTTGAATTGGAGCTCAGGCTGTTGGAAGCTCTTGAAATTTATCCTCCCGGGAAATTAAAAGGCAGGTTTTCTCTAATTAATGCTCATATTTCAGTTTATTATCTCTGGAGTTCCGGTTTTGGTTAGTTATATGGGTGGTTTTTGTGAcaattttatgtaaattatcaATTTAGATTGTAAAAATGGGTGGTTAATTAGCATCTTCAATCTTCGTACGGAGAATTTTTCACCGAGAAAATGCTAAGAAGTCAATATTTCTTGTTGATTTTTGGAGGGAAAGTtatcattttttcttcttctacctAACAAAAGActtgacacaaaaccgagcgcattGATGTTATAAGATTCATACAGCCAACCttacttagtgggataaggcttggcTATTATTGGTAGGAAAAGTTCAAGAGTATGGTTGTCACTTTTTACCAAAATTGAATTTGGAATCTGATGGTTCAAGTCAATATAAGGGGAGTTATAGTAAATCAACATTCACATTGGATAAAAAATTATGTGTATGAGTTAATGCACGACGGGtgattaattaggcaataataCAATACCGTTTCCATTTTGAGGAATGCTAGGATCAGTCGTTCATGCATTCTTCCATTTTCGTTCTTACGTTATCATGTTATTCGTAAATAGACAAGCAAGTAAGGTAAATACATGAGCAATCCGCTACTTGTTTGGGCGCAGGCATACACCGCCATTTCGTGCTTTATGGTTTAATGGAATTTCTTCGAAGAAGGTTTGTCCCACTTAACGTATCTGTTTGTGGGTTTATAATACATCGCCATTTGCATCGCCTTACTCATTGTTGTGTTGTTTTCACAGCTTTGATCGACACTTCTCCGCTGACGAGGTTCTGCAGTTGCTAGAGAGGTTCTATAACTTGGAAATGCTGGTATCTAATTTACTTAATTCACTCAGTTTTTTCATATCTCAGTGATCTTTATCTTATGATGGAACTGTTAAACTTAATATCCACGTTCATCGGTAATTTGTTTGTGTACACTCAATCAACAACGAACACTCACAGTGCCAACTGCAGAATGCGGGATTTAAAAATAACTAGACGCTTCATACTTATTAGGTAGAACGACTCTCAAAATACAAAATATACGCGCATCTTTGCACTGCGTTATAGGTGAATAGGTACTAAATAGCTGCATTATTCAGTAGGCTTGAGGAAATGTTGGAAAATGAGGTCACGTACGGAAGTTTGATGCAAGACTTGAGATAAACAACTACTGAAATTATTTAGACTTGCTGAAATCTACatattttaccatttttttcttgaatttcagAAACCAGACGACGAGGAGATGGATTTCCTGAATCGCGAGGAAGAGTTTTGCCTGCCTCAAAATTTCTTCGTCAAGGAAGAACCATAACTGATTATTTTTGTACAGATTAATATTTCGTTCGAACGTATTTTGTTGACTCTAATGTTATAGGATGCCGGTCATCCAGTACTTTTCCTTGACTATACAATTTCAGGGTGGTTTTTGCAAATATGTAAGAACTTAATTCGAAAAATCTTAATTTGCATTTGAGGGTTGAACCTCAGCAGGGGAGGTTGATGTTGATTCACAGTTTTGAAAGGGGTTTTAGGGTCCTTACTGAAAGAGTAAAATGGATAAAATTTCTTCGAATCTGACAGTGGGAGTTAGCTGACTAATTTTAAACAGTTCAGgagttaatttaccaaaaaaatagttcAGATAATCAATTTTAATTGGAATAATAATTCAAGGGATCAAACGACAATTCATTCTTACTGAAATGATATGCCATCaccttttaaatataaatatgaaTTTTATGCCTCATATCATTTATATCAGTGTAGAAATTGGCTAAAAGTGCATACAATTCCTTTGTTTCTAGTGTTCTATATAGAAACTCTTGGCGGCAATTCTGTTTGCATTTCTTTGAGGTCCGCACGTACGTTCCCTTCGGTCCCAACGGGCAAAATCTTGCATGCAACCAGTTATTTGTCTTTTTCTCTCTATCTCGTTCGCATATCATGTAagggaaataaataaaaggagttttaacaaaatactttcggtactgttcacttttaacgaaaaatcacatttttatcttTAACTGACACTATTCACCATACctttaaaaatggtttttagttaaaagagaagtttttttggacttttcgttagttttcctataaatataAATGGTTGCACGGTTAAATCTCCCATCTTAACAACCTTTTTTGTGGCTCACGATGTGATGTATTTCCTCTTTGCAGAACAAGTATTCGTAGAGAAAAATTatcaatgttctagaaaccGTAATTTTTTGGCCACCTTTTGTTACGAGGGATTTTAGATTTTTAGATTGAGTAGTGCTAGGGAAACCAAATaatatgtcaccaataagaaaaaaGCATGGTAATTGACaattaataatccaataatctacaaccacatcatttagtttacaaatttcggtttacctagcattactcttttagATTATTTTATCTTTGCCAGCTTTGGCAATAAGAGATTTGCTATCTTTTGTTATTGGTAGTGAGCATCGCCATCACAATAATTCAAAATTGAATGAGTTTAAAAGATTCAAGTATGGGGTAAATTAAATCAAACTTATTCAATCCACAAAACGAAGAGAAAATACATATTATATTGGGAAAAGTCTAGTTTATATCAAACTTGCAAGACAAGCAAGGGGACTACAAAagtaaaaagaagagaaaataatCCATTTCTTAACGTACGAAGTTTAACACGTAGACAAAACAATCAATCcagaaacaaaaataagaacAGATAATTGATCAAATCCTAATTTTCTTTGGAACCTAGAAGGATTAATatcggaaaaaaaaatatgtctaCGTCCTTCAGTCAAATCCCCTCGCGAAAACTGAGTGAGAAAAGCTAAAAGATCGCCTTTTGCAGAGGTCTTACTTGCCGTTTTCTGGGCTATTTCAGGTAAGCCCGTGAATGCTGCAAGATTTACTGTGTTTTATCCAAAGTAACAATTAGTTATTGATTTAATCCATACCGATTAAGCCCCAAAGAAAAAGTAGCAAGCACTTACCTTAGCAGTTGCGGGTTCGGCGGCAGGCTTGGATTCTTCACCTTTGAAGTTGTCATCACCTGCAGAAAATCACTTTCACATTAGGTTTTTTCCATCTGAATTGTGATTCAGAACAGAAACTTCTACCGTGCTGATGCCCGCACAGAGATACAGGCACCTTCGTATGTGTATCTACGCACACTTTCGTTCACTTACTACCCTAAAAGTCCATACAGTTTTTTGATTCCTGTATCCCTTCACCAACAGCATGCCCGTTGTTGTTTCACATTCAGAATGGGAGGAGCTGAAGATAAAGAGAAGTCTTTCGAAGTCTTTCTAATTGTACAGTGATTTCAAAAGGAAAGGAACTTTATACGGTTTGGAATTAGGAAGGATTGATATTGTAAATGTCTGTTACTTGGCCATTTTTATTTATGCGGTTTTACTGAAAACGTAAATGCATGTTAATCAGGCATCGAGGTTTGCTGTACCTCCGTCTTCAGGCAAATCAGAGGTCCAGAGAGTGAGGTTGTCTCTCAACAATTGCATGATAAGGGTGCTGTCCTTGTATGACTCCTCACTCAAGGTGTCCAACTCTGCAATTGCCTCATCAAATGCCTGTTTAGCCAAATGGCAAGCCCTACAAGTTTACGACAACAACAACCATCTCAGGAGTTACTTCAACGAAAACAATCAAAAGATAACAGACGTAAACTGATACCTCTCGGGAGAATTCATAATCTCATAGTAGAAGACAGAGAAGTTGAGGGCTAGACCGAGACGGATTGGGTGGGTGGAAGGGAGATCTTTGTTTGCAGTGGCTGATGCAGCCTGAGAAAGGACGTGGGAATAGAAGAGCACATCAAATGATAGGAAGTGTAAAAGAATGAAACATACATAAGCACTGATTAACAtccatttgtgttaaaattgGTAAAATTAAACATGCCTCGTATCCCTTGAGTGACTGCTCAGCTGCCTCTTTTCTGTCCTGATCGGTCTTGAACTCAGCAAGGTACCGATAATAGTCACCTTTCCTGAAACATGCACGCCATTGTTGGTCgcgaaaaaaattagaaattccAAATACAGTATGATGAATGTCAGTACAAGATGGAGAAAAATA is a window from the Malus domestica chromosome 16, GDT2T_hap1 genome containing:
- the LOC103402829 gene encoding uncharacterized protein isoform X1, whose amino-acid sequence is MERSGGNGREEEEQDGMSVHSPCKPPPSSASSLPKEESQVELELRLLEALEIYPPGKLKGIHRHFVLYGLMEFLRRSFDRHFSADEVLQLLERFYNLEMLKPDDEEMDFLNREEEFCLPQNFFVKEEP
- the LOC103402829 gene encoding uncharacterized protein isoform X2 — its product is MERSGGNGREEEEQDGMSVHSPCKPPPSSASSLPKVELELRLLEALEIYPPGKLKGIHRHFVLYGLMEFLRRSFDRHFSADEVLQLLERFYNLEMLKPDDEEMDFLNREEEFCLPQNFFVKEEP
- the LOC103402830 gene encoding 14-3-3-like protein GF14 iota, giving the protein MASPKKERETQVYLAKLAEQAERYEEMVECMKKVAKLDLELTVEERNLLSVGYKNVIGARRASWRIMSSIEQKEESKGNEHNVKLIKGYRVKVEEELSKICDDILSIIDKHLIPSSSSGEATVFYYKMKGDYYRYLAEFKTDQDRKEAAEQSLKGYEAASATANKDLPSTHPIRLGLALNFSVFYYEIMNSPERACHLAKQAFDEAIAELDTLSEESYKDSTLIMQLLRDNLTLWTSDLPEDGGDDNFKGEESKPAAEPATAK